One window of Podarcis raffonei isolate rPodRaf1 chromosome 15, rPodRaf1.pri, whole genome shotgun sequence genomic DNA carries:
- the LOC128403149 gene encoding LOW QUALITY PROTEIN: glyoxylate/hydroxypyruvate reductase B-like (The sequence of the model RefSeq protein was modified relative to this genomic sequence to represent the inferred CDS: inserted 2 bases in 1 codon), which translates to LLDLKLISSFGVKITNTPNAVSVSTVNIDMALMPASARRLVEACHIATSSDNTHFAVVWLGVEVTWATLGIFGMGSIGYNLAKRAKAFDMNILCHNRNHRKEEEEQAIGATYCKNIEDLLQKSDXVMLVVNLTSETHKLIGKRELQLMKPMATLINICRGAVVDQDALVEALQNGVIKAAALDVADPEPLPRDHLLLLLKNVIITPHIGTATVQALLMMTEEGVGNIHTVLNDLPSEVITK; encoded by the exons CTTCTGGACTTAAAACTGATCTCTAGCTTTGGAGTAAAAATAACCAACACCCCAAATGCTGTTTCTGTCTCCACAGTGAACATAGACATGGCGTTAATGCCGGCATCTGCAAGAAGACTAGTGGAAGCTTGTCACATTGCTACATCTTCAGATAACACACATTTTGCAGTTGTCTGGCTGGGAGTAGAAGTCACCTGGGCCACTCTTGGGATCTTTGGGATGGGCAGCATTGGGTATAACTTAGCGAAGAGAGCAAAAGCTTTTGACATGAACATCCTTTGTCACAACAGGAATcacagaaaagaggaagaagaacagGCAATTGGTGCCACTTATTGTAAAAACATAGAAGACTTGCTCCAGAAGTCTGA TGTGATGTTGGTTGTGAATCTGACATCTGAGACACACAAGCTCATTGGGAAAAGGGAGCTGCAGCTGATGAAACCCATGGCTACTCTCATCAACATCTGCAGAGGCGCAGTAGTTGATCAAGATGCCTTGGTAGAAGCGCTCCAAAATGGAGTTATTAAGGCTGCAGCTTTAGATGTGGCTGACCCTGAACCATTGCCAAGGGATCACCTCTTATTGCTACTGAAAAATGTTATTATAACTCCTCACATTGGAACTGCAACTGTACAAGCCCTGCTCATGATGACAGAAGAAGGAGTGGGAAATATACACACTGTTCTCAATGACCTCCCCAGTGAAGTGATCACCAAATAG